One genomic segment of Ignavibacteriota bacterium includes these proteins:
- a CDS encoding dihydroorotate dehydrogenase electron transfer subunit, protein MFIEDFKINSNIKIAENTFVIGVESNQKVDDLKPGQFFNIQVSENYFPLLRRPFSISDVQENKIFFMYKIVGEGTQILSKKKVGEKINLLGPLGNSFNLQDNFENLILIGGGIGIAPFPFMIKQICDKNLKVLYGVKSKNEAHNFGLKNVIYSSEDGKIGIKGNVIDLLDEELKNLEFEKTKIFACGPNAMFRALQKYLSDKNILCEVSMESAMACGFGICQGCPTEHKNSDSYKLICKDGPIFNIRDIVI, encoded by the coding sequence GTGTTCATAGAAGATTTTAAAATTAATTCAAATATAAAAATTGCGGAAAACACTTTTGTAATTGGAGTTGAATCAAATCAAAAAGTTGATGATTTAAAACCCGGACAGTTTTTTAATATTCAAGTTTCTGAAAATTATTTTCCACTTTTGCGCAGACCTTTCAGCATTTCCGATGTTCAAGAAAATAAAATTTTCTTCATGTACAAAATTGTTGGTGAAGGAACACAAATTCTATCTAAAAAAAAAGTTGGTGAAAAAATAAATTTACTTGGTCCGCTTGGAAATAGTTTTAATCTGCAAGATAATTTTGAGAATTTAATTTTAATCGGCGGTGGAATTGGCATTGCTCCTTTTCCATTTATGATTAAACAAATTTGCGATAAAAATTTAAAAGTTTTGTATGGTGTGAAATCAAAAAATGAAGCACATAATTTTGGATTGAAAAATGTAATTTATTCATCAGAAGACGGGAAGATTGGAATAAAGGGAAATGTGATTGATTTACTCGATGAAGAATTAAAAAATTTGGAATTCGAAAAAACCAAAATTTTTGCATGCGGACCGAATGCCATGTTTAGAGCTTTGCAAAAATATTTGAGTGATAAAAATATTTTGTGCGAAGTTTCGATGGAATCAGCAATGGCATGTGGTTTTGGAATTTGTCAAGGTTGCCCAACCGAACATAAAAATTCTGATTCATATAAATTGATTTGTAAAGATGGTCCAATTTTTAATATTCGAGATATTGTAATATGA
- a CDS encoding dihydroorotate dehydrogenase, whose amino-acid sequence MNEIDLSVNVGPLKLKNPIMLASGTVGYGNEISEFIDLSKVGAIITKSISLKPRKGNPPQRITETPSGMLNAIGLTNVGVEEFIKTKIPFLEKLNSTLICNIAASSIEEYVECVEILNSQESIKGFEINVSCPNVREGGLIFGNDINNVGKITEKVRAKTSKPLIIKLSPNTSNIFEFAKVVKKEGGDAVSAINTLVGTSFNIYTRKPKIKNITGGLSGPAIKPVALAKVLEISRNVDIPIIGIGGIMDWKDAIEFMIVGASAVQLGTVNFINPKAGIEIMDGLINYCKQTSTNKISDLISSRILE is encoded by the coding sequence ATGAACGAAATTGATTTATCTGTAAATGTTGGTCCGTTAAAATTAAAAAATCCAATTATGCTTGCTTCCGGTACGGTTGGCTATGGGAATGAAATATCAGAATTTATTGATTTGAGTAAAGTTGGCGCAATAATTACAAAATCAATTTCACTCAAGCCCCGTAAGGGAAATCCGCCGCAGAGAATTACAGAAACTCCATCCGGAATGTTGAATGCAATTGGATTAACAAATGTCGGAGTTGAAGAATTTATAAAAACAAAAATTCCGTTTTTAGAAAAATTAAACTCAACATTAATTTGCAATATTGCGGCAAGCTCAATTGAAGAATATGTTGAATGCGTGGAAATTTTAAATTCGCAAGAAAGTATAAAAGGTTTTGAGATTAATGTTTCATGTCCAAATGTTAGAGAAGGCGGATTAATTTTTGGGAATGATATTAATAATGTTGGAAAAATTACTGAAAAAGTTAGAGCAAAAACTTCAAAACCGTTAATTATAAAACTTTCACCAAATACATCCAATATTTTTGAGTTTGCAAAAGTTGTAAAAAAAGAAGGCGGTGATGCTGTATCCGCAATTAACACTTTGGTGGGAACATCATTTAATATTTATACAAGAAAACCAAAAATTAAAAATATTACCGGCGGATTATCTGGACCAGCAATTAAACCGGTGGCTTTAGCAAAAGTTTTGGAGATCAGCAGAAATGTAGATATTCCAATTATTGGAATTGGCGGAATTATGGATTGGAAAGACGCTATAGAATTTATGATTGTCGGTGCTTCGGCTGTTCAATTGGGAACAGTTAATTTTATAAATCCCAAAGCCGGTATAGAAATAATGGATGGTTTAATAAATTACTGCAAACAAACTTCAACAAATAAAATATCAGATTTAATTTCTTCGCGCATACTTGAATGA
- a CDS encoding bifunctional folylpolyglutamate synthase/dihydrofolate synthase, with the protein MNIDLALEKIYSLKQFHVKLGLEKIIQLLNHIGNPQNSFKSIHVAGSNGKGSTCSFIASILQEHGFKVGLYTSPHFIRFNERIRINGNEISDNEILKFLNANKKFVDKEQPTFFEITTALAFQYFAKEKVDFAVIETGLGGRLDATNTITPLISVITSISLEHTNILGNKIPQIAFEKAGIIKNKIPIVIGKISKSAKNVISQIADEKKSKLIDLKNEIKVYKNYFKLKLKKDFVKFEVKNLLGKHQFYNAGLSIKSLENIIPNLDYNKIQLGLDNIIVNSGLQGRYEIISQNPLIIFDSAHNLEGVKSFVNQFKKEFLNFENCKLIYGALNDKNNKQMLSSLKPYFNKIYITSVNNERSENVNKLYSICKNLGISSKIINKPEDIITKFKNAKKNQNCFVVLGSIYLLGEIKSKLQKK; encoded by the coding sequence ATGAACATTGATTTAGCTTTAGAAAAAATTTATTCTCTTAAACAATTTCACGTAAAATTGGGATTGGAAAAAATAATCCAATTGCTGAATCATATTGGAAATCCGCAAAATAGTTTTAAATCTATTCACGTTGCTGGTTCAAACGGAAAGGGAAGTACATGTTCATTTATTGCAAGTATTTTACAAGAACATGGTTTTAAAGTTGGATTATATACTTCGCCGCATTTTATAAGATTTAACGAAAGAATTAGAATAAATGGAAATGAAATAAGTGATAATGAAATTTTAAAATTCCTTAACGCAAATAAAAAATTTGTTGATAAAGAGCAGCCTACATTTTTTGAAATTACAACGGCTTTAGCATTTCAATATTTCGCAAAAGAAAAAGTTGATTTTGCCGTTATTGAAACCGGACTTGGCGGAAGACTTGACGCCACAAATACGATTACACCTTTAATTTCTGTTATAACGAGTATAAGTTTAGAACACACAAATATTTTGGGGAATAAAATTCCGCAAATTGCTTTTGAGAAAGCCGGAATAATTAAAAATAAAATTCCAATCGTAATTGGGAAAATTTCTAAATCTGCAAAAAATGTTATATCACAAATTGCTGATGAAAAAAAATCAAAATTAATTGATCTAAAAAATGAAATAAAAGTTTATAAAAATTATTTCAAATTAAAATTGAAAAAAGATTTTGTAAAGTTCGAAGTCAAAAACTTGCTGGGGAAGCATCAATTTTATAATGCTGGTTTATCAATAAAATCTTTGGAAAATATTATTCCAAATTTGGACTATAATAAAATTCAGTTAGGTCTCGATAATATAATTGTTAATAGTGGTTTGCAAGGAAGATATGAGATAATTTCACAAAATCCTCTAATCATATTTGATTCAGCACATAATTTGGAAGGCGTTAAGTCTTTTGTTAATCAGTTTAAAAAAGAATTCTTGAATTTCGAAAACTGTAAATTGATTTACGGTGCGCTAAATGATAAGAATAATAAACAAATGTTATCTTCGCTTAAGCCATATTTCAACAAAATTTACATTACTTCCGTAAATAATGAGAGAAGTGAAAATGTAAATAAATTATATTCAATTTGTAAAAATTTGGGCATTAGTTCTAAGATTATTAACAAACCTGAAGATATTATTACGAAATTTAAGAATGCAAAAAAAAACCAAAATTGTTTTGTTGTTCTAGGCAGTATTTATTTATTAGGTGAAATTAAATCAAAATTGCAGAAAAAATAA
- the rho gene encoding transcription termination factor Rho, which yields MDISTLKSKKIVDLLQIAKEYNLAGVNDLRKQELIFKILEAQTKKDGLSFSQGVLEVLADGYGFLRSSDYNYLPSPDDIYVSPSQIKRFSLRTGDHVSGQVRPPKEGERFFALLRVEAVNGKDPEEIRGRTLFDNLTPLYPTKRIKLESVPGEYSMRIMDLLAPIGKGQRGLIVSPPKTGKTVLLQKIANSITRNHPEVKLIMLLIDERPEEVTDMQRSVQAEVISSTFDEPPERHVQVANMVIEKAKRMVEAGDDVVILLDSITRLARAHNTTQPHSGRILSGGVDSNALHKPKRFFGAARNIEDGGSLTILATALIDTGSRMDEVIFEEFKGTGNLEIVLDRALSDRRIFPAFDVNKSGTRKEELLMTEEELNKVWILRKLLSNYDTIEAMDFLIDKMRGTKNNKEFLQSMNS from the coding sequence ATGGATATTTCCACACTCAAATCAAAAAAAATTGTTGACTTACTTCAAATTGCTAAAGAATATAATTTAGCCGGCGTTAACGATTTAAGAAAACAAGAATTAATCTTTAAAATATTGGAAGCACAAACGAAGAAAGATGGGTTATCTTTTTCGCAAGGTGTGTTAGAAGTTTTAGCCGATGGTTATGGTTTTTTGAGGTCTTCGGATTACAACTATTTGCCTTCTCCGGATGATATTTATGTTTCGCCTTCGCAAATAAAAAGATTTAGTCTTAGAACCGGTGATCATGTAAGCGGTCAAGTTCGTCCGCCAAAAGAGGGCGAGAGGTTTTTTGCACTGCTTAGAGTTGAAGCAGTAAATGGAAAAGATCCCGAGGAAATTAGGGGAAGAACACTTTTCGATAATTTAACTCCGCTTTATCCAACAAAGAGAATAAAATTAGAATCTGTGCCCGGTGAATATTCCATGAGAATTATGGATTTACTTGCTCCAATCGGAAAAGGTCAAAGAGGTTTAATTGTTTCACCTCCTAAAACCGGTAAAACTGTATTACTTCAGAAAATTGCAAATTCGATAACCAGAAATCATCCAGAAGTAAAATTAATTATGCTTCTGATAGATGAACGTCCCGAAGAAGTTACGGATATGCAAAGATCGGTTCAAGCTGAGGTAATAAGTTCAACTTTTGATGAACCGCCGGAAAGACACGTTCAAGTTGCAAACATGGTGATTGAAAAAGCCAAAAGAATGGTTGAAGCCGGTGACGATGTTGTAATTTTGTTAGATAGTATTACTCGTTTAGCAAGAGCACATAACACAACTCAGCCGCATAGCGGAAGAATTTTATCCGGCGGTGTTGATTCAAATGCTTTGCATAAACCAAAAAGATTTTTCGGAGCCGCAAGAAATATTGAAGACGGCGGAAGTTTAACAATTCTTGCTACTGCACTTATTGATACGGGCAGCAGAATGGATGAAGTAATTTTCGAAGAATTTAAAGGCACCGGAAACTTAGAAATTGTTTTAGATCGTGCACTTTCTGATAGAAGAATTTTCCCGGCATTTGATGTGAACAAATCCGGAACACGAAAAGAAGAATTGTTAATGACGGAAGAAGAATTAAATAAAGTTTGGATACTTAGAAAACTTTTAAGTAATTATGACACAATTGAAGCAATGGACTTTTTAATTGACAAAATGCGCGGAACAAAAAATAACAAAGAATTTTTGCAAAGTATGAACAGTTAA
- a CDS encoding GWxTD domain-containing protein, which produces MKIKVVGIVLILASLLIAQEKTNPIFLEHHSLLNDETQKEIISFRIPNNVLLFTKINEHYESKFSFSLEIFDSNLFILREIKTSTVSTSDYENTKKNSVFFQDMIEFSLSPGKYNLKTNLLVEGIDHQIEIPTIELIIDTLKNKKINSPIFVEKNKVNSNETLLLNFSNSIPLSSNDYEMIVRVSDTSVTELKYILTQFDKQIFKDSTTNYKKGRINFVKDENEISVSNDGKNLLQNVFVISEFSKLLNEGKAEIEISYKNEKEKFPVNVVWINKPNVLNNPEYSIRLLSYIDDEEAVKDLLFTSEEKYYEGLNEYWNSKYPTNGIKFNYAMNEYYIRADYAIEHYSSLNSFDGAENDRGRIYITYGKPTSIERNYSEKNEIMEIWNYEKLGRNFVFKDTSGTGKFILIQ; this is translated from the coding sequence TTGAAAATAAAAGTTGTTGGAATAGTTTTAATTTTAGCTTCACTTTTAATTGCTCAAGAAAAAACAAATCCAATATTTCTTGAACATCATTCTCTTTTGAATGATGAAACACAGAAAGAAATAATAAGTTTTAGAATTCCTAATAATGTTCTTTTATTTACAAAAATTAACGAACATTACGAATCAAAATTTTCATTTTCATTGGAAATTTTTGATAGCAATTTATTTATTCTGCGTGAAATAAAAACTTCAACAGTCTCAACTTCTGATTACGAAAATACAAAGAAAAATTCTGTGTTCTTTCAAGATATGATTGAGTTTTCACTTTCACCCGGAAAATACAATCTTAAAACAAATCTGCTTGTTGAAGGAATTGATCATCAAATTGAAATTCCTACTATAGAATTAATAATTGATACATTAAAAAATAAAAAAATCAACTCACCAATATTTGTCGAAAAAAACAAAGTAAATTCTAATGAAACACTTTTATTAAATTTCTCAAACTCAATTCCACTTTCCTCTAATGATTACGAAATGATTGTCAGAGTTTCAGATACTTCCGTAACCGAATTAAAATATATTTTAACTCAATTTGATAAACAAATTTTTAAAGATTCTACAACTAATTATAAAAAGGGTAGAATTAATTTTGTAAAAGATGAAAATGAAATTTCCGTTTCAAATGATGGAAAAAATTTACTGCAAAATGTTTTTGTCATTTCAGAGTTTTCTAAATTATTAAATGAAGGAAAAGCTGAAATTGAAATTTCTTACAAAAATGAAAAAGAAAAATTTCCAGTTAATGTTGTTTGGATAAATAAACCGAATGTTCTAAATAATCCGGAATATTCAATAAGATTATTAAGTTATATTGATGATGAAGAAGCAGTTAAAGATTTGTTATTTACAAGTGAAGAAAAATATTATGAAGGTTTAAACGAATATTGGAATTCGAAATATCCGACGAACGGAATAAAATTTAATTATGCAATGAATGAATATTATATAAGAGCAGATTATGCAATTGAACATTATTCATCGCTCAATTCCTTCGATGGTGCAGAAAATGATCGGGGCAGAATTTATATTACTTATGGAAAACCAACTTCAATTGAAAGAAATTATTCTGAAAAAAATGAAATTATGGAAATTTGGAATTATGAAAAACTTGGAAGAAATTTCGTTTTTAAAGATACAAGCGGAACCGGGAAATTTATTCTAATTCAATAA
- the pdxA gene encoding 4-hydroxythreonine-4-phosphate dehydrogenase PdxA, protein MRNFAFTCGDVNGIGPEIVIKTINKLPSKKHSKIVFICPQNVFNETIKIVPAKFEFIISKKFLDDANTNKVLIYDLGNVKINFGKPTISSGKISYNSILTACKLADERKVHAIITAPISKFAFHKAEINFPGHTELLADYFRVSKFAMMFLSNKMKAGLITIHIPLKNISKELTKTKLQKTISVIIESLQKDFRIKNPQIAILGLNPHAGENGEIGTEEINLLNPFIQKNKNLKGPFVPDAFFGNHFYKNYDLTIGLYHDQILIPFKLMNFNKGVNFTAGLPIVRTSPDHGTAFDIAGKGIASSESMIESFKFAELILRNRKTFL, encoded by the coding sequence ATGAGAAATTTTGCTTTTACTTGCGGCGACGTAAATGGAATTGGTCCAGAAATAGTAATCAAAACTATTAACAAATTACCTTCAAAAAAGCATTCGAAAATTGTTTTTATTTGTCCCCAAAATGTGTTTAACGAAACGATTAAAATTGTTCCGGCAAAATTTGAATTTATAATTTCCAAAAAATTTTTGGATGATGCGAACACAAATAAAGTTTTAATTTATGATTTAGGAAATGTAAAAATAAATTTCGGCAAACCCACAATTTCTTCCGGAAAAATTAGTTATAACTCAATATTAACAGCGTGCAAATTAGCTGATGAAAGAAAAGTTCATGCAATTATTACTGCACCAATTTCTAAATTTGCATTTCATAAAGCAGAAATAAATTTTCCGGGACATACGGAATTATTAGCTGATTATTTTCGTGTTTCAAAATTTGCTATGATGTTTTTAAGCAATAAAATGAAAGCCGGACTTATAACAATTCACATTCCGCTAAAAAATATTTCAAAAGAATTAACGAAAACAAAATTACAAAAAACCATTAGCGTAATTATTGAAAGTCTGCAAAAGGATTTTAGAATTAAAAATCCGCAAATTGCAATATTGGGTTTAAATCCTCACGCCGGTGAAAATGGAGAAATTGGTACTGAAGAAATAAATTTATTAAATCCATTTATCCAAAAAAATAAAAATTTAAAAGGGCCATTTGTTCCCGATGCCTTTTTCGGAAATCATTTTTATAAAAATTATGATTTGACAATCGGATTATATCATGATCAAATTTTAATTCCATTTAAATTGATGAACTTTAACAAAGGAGTTAATTTTACTGCCGGATTACCGATTGTAAGAACTTCACCGGATCACGGAACTGCTTTTGATATTGCCGGAAAGGGAATTGCAAGCTCTGAAAGTATGATTGAATCCTTTAAATTTGCAGAACTTATTTTAAGGAATAGAAAAACTTTTCTCTAA
- a CDS encoding methyltransferase domain-containing protein, with translation MNAKPYTYFSELYAYLMNSVDYSFWAKYISEIHNTIGSKKDIALELASGNCKLSQKLNLQFNKLFISDLSLKMLQQNTNCKNKVCCNMVYLPFKNKFDFIFSTFDSINYLCDEEQMNLFFHNIRNFLSKNGSFIFDVSLKKNSLKHLKKLNRKGIFKNIKYEQISTFDEVSMIHQNKINFQFDDGKLITEVHKQKIYDFYYYFDVVESNNLYVSECLEAFDFINGSPESDRIQFIVKRKK, from the coding sequence ATGAATGCAAAACCTTATACTTATTTCTCGGAGCTATATGCATATTTAATGAATTCTGTTGATTATTCATTTTGGGCAAAATACATCTCGGAAATTCATAATACAATCGGAAGTAAAAAGGATATTGCTTTAGAACTTGCTTCGGGAAATTGTAAACTTTCGCAAAAACTTAATTTACAGTTTAACAAACTTTTTATAAGTGATTTATCCCTAAAAATGCTTCAGCAAAATACAAACTGCAAAAATAAAGTTTGCTGTAATATGGTTTACCTGCCGTTTAAAAACAAATTTGATTTTATATTTTCAACATTTGATTCAATAAATTATCTTTGCGATGAAGAACAAATGAATTTATTTTTTCATAATATTAGAAATTTTTTATCTAAAAATGGCAGCTTTATTTTTGATGTTAGTTTGAAAAAAAACAGTCTGAAACATTTAAAGAAACTAAATAGAAAAGGTATTTTCAAGAATATAAAATATGAGCAAATAAGCACATTTGATGAGGTATCGATGATTCATCAAAATAAAATTAATTTCCAATTTGATGATGGAAAATTAATTACCGAAGTACATAAACAAAAAATTTATGATTTTTATTATTATTTTGATGTTGTAGAATCAAATAATTTATACGTATCAGAATGTTTAGAAGCTTTTGATTTTATTAACGGATCACCGGAATCGGACAGAATTCAGTTTATTGTTAAAAGGAAAAAATAA
- the ftsE gene encoding cell division ATP-binding protein FtsE, with the protein MLTFTNVEFKYANQSVFNNLNMQLSEKDFAFLIGKSGVGKSTLLQLVYMDILPQAGYVQVGEFSSDTIKPKQLPRLRKKLGIVFQDFKLLDDRNVYNNLAFVLHVTGTPRKVIKDKIMHALKAVGLEHKYKNMPNQLSGGEQQRVAIARAIINEPKLILADEPTGNLDPKTSEEIMAILKNINDRGTAILFATHNYDLVKKTDAKIYKIEDGKAVKVKLRANSEN; encoded by the coding sequence ATGCTGACATTTACAAATGTTGAATTTAAATATGCAAATCAATCTGTTTTTAATAATTTGAATATGCAATTAAGTGAAAAAGATTTTGCATTTCTGATTGGAAAAAGCGGAGTTGGTAAATCTACATTATTGCAATTAGTTTATATGGATATTTTACCTCAAGCCGGTTATGTGCAAGTTGGTGAATTTAGTTCTGATACAATTAAACCAAAACAATTGCCGCGTTTAAGAAAAAAATTGGGAATTGTTTTTCAAGATTTTAAACTATTAGATGATAGAAATGTTTACAATAATTTGGCTTTTGTGCTTCATGTTACCGGAACGCCAAGAAAAGTTATAAAAGATAAAATTATGCATGCGTTAAAAGCAGTTGGACTTGAACACAAATATAAAAATATGCCAAATCAATTATCCGGAGGGGAACAACAAAGAGTTGCAATAGCAAGAGCAATAATAAACGAACCGAAATTAATTTTAGCTGATGAACCCACCGGAAATTTAGATCCTAAAACATCTGAAGAAATTATGGCAATATTAAAAAATATTAATGACAGAGGAACGGCTATTTTATTTGCAACACACAATTATGATTTGGTAAAAAAAACAGACGCAAAAATTTATAAAATTGAAGATGGTAAAGCAGTAAAAGTTAAACTAAGAGCAAACTCGGAAAATTAA
- a CDS encoding adenylate kinase, whose translation MLIFFGAPGVGKGTQAKIISSKLNIPHISTGDILREAICKKNKLGLEAKKFTDKGELVPDEIMVELVENVLRDEKCKEGFILDGFPRTVHQAEILQPIVENISDEKIIIISLEADDEIIIDRLTQRRTCKECNGIVNLNLLEDDSICPICGSKNSFIKRKDDEVDVIKNRLLVFHKATSPVLDFFEKHDFVFKIDGTLSVEEITNKIMEVIN comes from the coding sequence ATGCTAATATTTTTTGGAGCTCCGGGCGTTGGGAAAGGTACTCAGGCTAAAATAATTTCTTCAAAATTAAATATTCCTCATATTTCCACCGGAGATATTTTAAGAGAAGCAATTTGTAAGAAAAATAAATTGGGATTGGAAGCAAAAAAATTTACCGATAAAGGCGAACTTGTTCCGGATGAAATAATGGTTGAATTAGTTGAGAATGTTTTAAGAGACGAAAAATGTAAAGAAGGATTTATTTTAGATGGATTTCCTCGTACTGTTCACCAAGCAGAAATTTTACAGCCGATTGTTGAGAATATTTCAGATGAAAAAATTATTATTATAAGTTTAGAAGCAGACGATGAAATTATAATTGATAGATTAACTCAAAGAAGAACATGCAAGGAATGTAATGGAATTGTAAATCTGAATTTATTAGAAGATGATTCAATTTGCCCAATCTGCGGAAGTAAAAATAGTTTTATTAAACGAAAAGATGATGAGGTTGATGTAATTAAAAACCGTTTGCTTGTTTTCCATAAAGCTACAAGTCCGGTATTGGATTTTTTTGAAAAACATGATTTTGTTTTTAAAATTGACGGAACTTTAAGTGTTGAAGAAATTACAAATAAAATTATGGAAGTTATAAATTAA
- a CDS encoding nucleoside deaminase yields the protein MLFPETVYKFMYSALQEAELAFDKDEVPIGAVVVYKNKIIGRGHNQTQQLNDSTAHAEMIAITAASNYLNNKFLNDCDLYITLEPCIMCSGAILLSRIKNVYFGAFEPKLGAAGSLYNLLSNNKYNHEINIFSGIYADESKHLLQSFFSKKRTIN from the coding sequence TTGCTGTTTCCCGAAACTGTATATAAATTTATGTATTCTGCACTTCAAGAAGCTGAACTTGCTTTTGATAAAGATGAAGTTCCGATTGGTGCTGTTGTAGTTTACAAAAACAAAATTATTGGTCGTGGTCATAATCAAACTCAACAATTAAATGATTCCACAGCCCACGCAGAAATGATTGCTATTACCGCCGCATCAAATTATCTTAATAATAAATTCCTAAATGATTGCGATTTATATATAACTCTTGAACCTTGCATTATGTGTTCAGGTGCAATTCTATTATCACGAATTAAAAATGTTTATTTTGGAGCATTTGAACCAAAATTGGGAGCAGCAGGATCATTATATAATCTTTTATCTAATAATAAATACAACCATGAAATCAATATATTTTCTGGAATTTATGCCGATGAAAGCAAGCATCTACTTCAATCATTTTTTTCAAAAAAAAGAACAATCAATTGA
- a CDS encoding SET domain-containing protein-lysine N-methyltransferase — MKIKDIKWHESFEIKISSKEGAGRGVFTKRKILKGEHIGYYTGKILNAKQITREPFVSSLFILQVTKDHFIYGEGKESNFVSFINHSNKPNAELVVSTRWKKARIVAIKNIKIGEEIFYNYSDEYWRILEKTPK; from the coding sequence ATGAAAATTAAAGATATAAAGTGGCATGAAAGTTTTGAAATAAAAATTTCAAGTAAAGAAGGTGCGGGTCGTGGAGTTTTTACAAAAAGGAAAATATTGAAGGGCGAACATATTGGATATTACACTGGAAAAATTTTAAATGCAAAACAAATAACAAGAGAACCTTTTGTTTCATCGTTATTTATTCTTCAGGTAACCAAGGATCATTTTATATACGGTGAAGGGAAAGAATCAAATTTTGTAAGTTTTATTAATCACTCAAATAAACCAAATGCTGAATTGGTAGTTTCAACAAGATGGAAGAAAGCACGAATTGTAGCAATTAAAAACATAAAAATTGGTGAAGAAATATTTTATAATTACTCCGATGAATATTGGAGAATATTAGAAAAAACTCCAAAATAA